Within the uncultured Draconibacterium sp. genome, the region TTGATATCAAATCGGTGTCCGGCCACAAAATACATGTGCCGCTGCTGTTTATTAATGTAATCGGTTTTAACATCCTCGTTAATAATTATATTGTCAATAAGCTTTGGAACCGATAAGCCTAAATAGGTATTTTCAGAATACAAAAACAAACCCACACCAACATTGGGCAAAAAGTTCTCGTAAATATCATGACTAAATACGGGGTCAGAATCAACCGTTGCGAGTGCAACAAGGTTAGCGCGATAAAAACTCACTCCTCCTTTAAGTCCTAATCCCAACTTAAATTTTTCCGAGACCTGAAGAAAGTAGGAGTAATCGGCATAAAAGCCGGTTTGTTTCACTGGCCCAATCTGGTCGGACATCAGCGAGAAACCAACACCAATATTTTGCTCGTCATACGAAGTGTTGTAGGTAAACGAACGTGTTGACGGAGCACCATCGAACTCCACCCACTGGCTGCGTGCTACCATTAAAATATTTCCAACTCCCTGCGAACCGGCATATCCCGGATTTAATACCTGCAGGTTATCCATATATTGCGTGTACATGGGATCTTGTTGAGCGCTGGCCTTTTTCCCTTGAAGAAAAACCACAAGGGAAAGAATTAAAAATACTGCTATTTTATTTAGTCTTCCCATTTATTTGTCGATATATACAGAGCCAGCTATTGGTTGCTCTCCATTTCCTAAATCCAGCACATAAAAGTATGTTCCGCTTGGCAGCTCACGGTCTATACCTCCCTGGTTCGATTTTCCATCCCAAAACAGAGGAGTGGTTGATATGCCATAGCCACGGGCTTTATATACTGTTTTTCCCCAGCGGTTTATTATTGTTATCGAATTTTGCTCAAACAGCTCAATTCCTTTAATTTCAAAAAAGTCGTTTACGTTATCGCCATTGGGTGTAAATGCTTCCGGAATAAAGAAATCGGCAGCCGTTACATACACAAAAACATTGGCGTTATCGCATTTTTCGTGGTAGTTACATATACGGTACTGAAATATATCGCCACCCAAAAAGCCATCATTTGGCGTATAAGTTACTGTACCGTCTCCATTAATATCAACAAAACCATTCACTGGGTTTTGCATAATTTGCAACGACAACGGATCTAAGCCCTGCCGCTGATCTTCATCATTAGCAATAAGATCTATCGTTACTGATGTTTGGTATTCGGTGGTGTCATAGTCATCGTGGGCAATTGGAGCCGATATAAAGCGGCTAACTACCACTGAGTCTAACGCAGTGCAACCAAACATATCGGTTACCTGTAAATAATAAGTTCCTACAGAACCAATTTCAGGAGTAGCAGTATTCTGTCCACCTATAAAGGTTCCGTTTTCTGTTGTCCAGTAAAATTCAATTTGTTCACCAATACTTCCCTGTCCGTTTAACCGGGCCGAAGTTTCCTGTTCAAGCATAATATCTTCGCCGGCATTGGCAACCAGGTTCGATACATTTATTGTAACCGTATCAGAATAAGAAGAATCAAGAGAACTTGTAATTGTTAAAATGTAGGTTGTAGTTTCACCTGGAGTAAACACTGGATTTGCAATTGTAGCATCGTTCAACCCCGTAGTTGGTTCCCACTGGTAAGTATAAGAATTTTCATTAGGATATACCGAGTTAAACAAGTAGGACTGGCAGTTTCCAATTAAAGTATCGGGACCAGCATAAACAGTTAATGGTTGCGGATTTGCATTTTCAATTTTAACTATTTTACTAATCGTGTCAGCCAAACATCCATTTCCATCAGTAACTGTTGCGTAAAGTGTATAGCTTCCTTCAGATCCGTCCCATAAAATATTCGCTGTTGATCCGGTAATTGCCTGCATGTTGGTACTTGTTCCGCTTGCCGATTCAACCCACCAGTTATATGCTGCGTCTTTTGATTCACCATGGAGCATTTCTAATTTGTAAAAACCATTGACTAACCGGCTAACCGCATCCTCTGAGTAAGCAAATTCAATAGTAGGTTTTGCATGAATTATTATCTGATGCACATTGTTTCCGGTAAGTGGTTCTAAGCTTTGTCCGTTTGCATCAATAGCTTCCAGAAGTGTTAACTCAACCTGCATATCCTTTTCAGGTGCTGCCAATATAAAACTGTCGGGAACAGTAATTCCCCAGTCGTCGCTATTTATCTCAAAGCTGAATTCCGAACCATTAATATCCACTTTTACCTCTACCGGAAATTTTGATGGATCAAGTTCTGCGCCCTCATTGTCAAGCAATAGCACTCGTCGGGATTCATCAGGGTAAGGATTAAAACATATTGCGCTCGAACCGTTTGCAAAAGCAATACTTCGCGTGTTAGGCAAAACAGTTACCACCATTGCTTTTCGGTTGGTACAACCAGTATTATCAGTTTCAATTACATCAAGATAATACAATCCGGCGCTTTTCCAGCGGACACTAATTTCATTTGAATTCGTTCGTGAAATAAAAGTATAGTTATTGGACTCGGCTTCAATGTTGGGGTTAAAATTTGTCAAAACTTTCCAAGAATAATCGCTTCCTGAATGATCCTCGACAAAATAATTTTGTTCGGCACCTTCAAAAACAACATAGTCCTCCTGGGCTGCCCCGTAAAGGGCAGCCAGAAGGGTTGTTATCATTATGAAAAATACCTTAGTTTTCAATCTATTGCTTTAGAATCTTAGATATTAAGTAATTATTTATCCTGCATATAGTTAATGATCTCCGATTTATTAACACGGAAACTATCAATAAATGCAATGCCTCGCGGGAATAATCCCAGAGTAAATTACTTTAAGTCAACAGACTTCTAGTTGGTCTGAATTCCCGAGGTAGCAGGACGAGCCTTAACGGTTTGCGTTTGCTCTACAGTACCACCAGAGAATAAAGTACTTCCGTCACTCATAAATATATTAGCTGGAGAAGTAGTTCCGCCAACAAGAATATTTGATAATTCAAGAGCCATGCTTTGTCCTGAAGTGCCTTCCGTTGTAGCACCATTGGTAACCGTAACTTTTAAATATACAGTCGTTGAACCTGAAACAGTTTTTGATCCGCTTGTAGATTCTCCTGTCGAGTATGTTGAACCATCTATACTGTAACCGATATCGGAACTTGCGCCATCTAACGAGTTTGTAAAATCGAAATTAAATGCCCACTCAGAGCTTATCCCAACTGCTGTAATTTTATAGATATACTCCCCGATACCATAGTCATACGAAATGGTCGTTCCACTTGCAGTTAATGCAATATCCGGAGCACAACGTTCTGGATTGTCAGTGTCACCTGATGTACCAACAGCTGCAAATGTCACATCAAACGAATTAACCGGTTGGATGGCAACAGCTTTAATATTTGTACAGGTACCATCATTTTCTTCAACAACGAGGTAATAAGTATTACCGGCAGCAGACGGTAACCAAGTAAACTCAATACCATTTACTTCACCAGCAGTATTGTATGCAGCCCCAGTACCAGTTACTGTTACGAAACCTGAAGGATCAGCAATTGCAGTTTTTAAATCAGCGGGAGTAGTACTAATCCACCATTTATATGTACTTCCGTTGTCATCGCCAAAAGCTCCATTCACCCAATATTGGTGAGTAGCATCAATGTAAGGTAATGTCCCTGTACTTTGTGCAAAAACATTTGTACTAATTGCGGTAAAAACAACCGCAACAATTAATAAGACTAATTTTTTCATAATAATAAACAGTTATTGTGTGATTTATAATTCTTAATCTGTTGTAATATCTGATGTATCAGGAATTTTGTATATCGTATTGGTAACCGGCGACCAGCTTCCTGTACTTGCTGCAGGAGTATTGTATAATAATTCCCGGGCCGAAGTAATTTCGGCATTAACAGTTACATCTGTAAAAGAGTAACCTTTTACCTCAACTTCAATACTTGTTGTACCTGTTCCGTCTACAGCCGAACCTGTTATTCCTGTTATTGAATAATTTCCACCTGACAAATCATTTAGGGTACCTGAAGCACCTGAAGCCAAGGCTACTGAAAGAATTCTTGCATTACTGCTGGTTACGGCTAAGTTGAATGCTACTTCCCAATTTGGTCCCCAGGTTGTACCGGTTTCCATGTCGAATGGTATTGTGATAATAGAAGTAGCACTGTCTGCTGGGCTTACACTACCAGAATTATTATTACACGCATCTGTAAGTGATCCAATGTTTACATCGAAATTGTTTGTACTTACAGTAACATCAATATCCTTCACAGTGGAACAGCTTTCAGTCGTTGTTTCTGTAAATGAAATGGTATAATCTGTTGCACTTGCGGTATTCCAGGTAACACTTAAAGTAATTTCACCTGTTCCTGTAGTTCCCGATACAGCAGAGTTTATTGTGTAACCCGAAGATCCAGTTCCACCTGATATCGTCCATGTATAAATATTTCCATTAGCTCCCGGCGTAACTTTATATTCGTGTGTTGATCCGACAAAAGGGGATGAACCACCTTGTGCCATTGCAGCTGCACTAATTATTATTAATGCAGCTGTTGCGAGTAAATAAGTAAAACTTTCTTTCATTGTCTTTTGGTTTTCTATTGTTTTTCTATCTTTTAATCTGGTATTATTTCGCCGGTAGCCGGAACAGCATAAACTGTTACAGCATCCGAATTATTGATTGTTCCTGTTTCTGAAAGGCCACAATTGTCTTTCACATTATTTAAAGTGAGTGTATAAGTTTTATCCAAAACACTATTATTTACTGTGTATGAAATGGTTATATCACCCGAAGCACTCACTCTTGTTGCCGAGGCTACATCGGTTGTTCCATCGTTGATGGTATAGCCATAAGTCCAGTCAGAAGTACCGGCCAGTAAATTTACTGTCCAGGTTACAGTTGTTGTTCCTGTTTGCCCGCTCTGGCAAAAATTAGCTAAATCCTGGACTTCAATATCTATTTCAGTATCTGCTACCCCGCTAACTTTTACATCGCAATTTGTTGTGTTTCCATTGCCATCATCAGCAGTAATGGTAACATGATGGATAGTTCCTGCACCCGAAGGCAAAACTGTTCCTGCTACCGGAGACTGCGACAATATTGGTGTTCCGCAATTATCTCTCTCGTCATTCATTCCTGAGAGTAGATCAGGAATAGTAATCTGGCATGAGGCATCAAAAACAACTGTTGTTGCAGTAGGACAGGTAAAATCCGGATCAGTTACATCATCAATAATTACGTTTTGTGTTTGAGAGGATGTATTGCCATTGCCATCCTCATACGTCCAGGTTACCGTGGTTGTACCCTGAGAGGTAATAGGTAATACCGTAGATGTTGTACCGGTTACTTCGCCCAAACAGTTATCGGTTGCCGTGGGAGCCGTTAGAGTTGTTACCTCACACTCGGCTGTTATATCTGGCAATTCTATTTGGTCGGGAATAGGAGCAAGAACATCGTTAACAGAAACCAGAGTTTGGCAAGTGCTTGTGTTACCGGCATTATCAATAACAGTTAATGTTACCAACTGCTCTTCAGACGACGTCAATTCAATATTTGTATTACTAAACTGAGAATATGACTGGGTTTGAAATCCCAACAATAAGCTCAAACTGGTAGTAACATCCTCAACACTAATATCAGAAGAGTAGGTTCCTGACAGGCCAAATATTGAACTACTCGCAGAACCAGACATACCACTTAAATCAGCCGAATGATTCTGACTATTATTTAGATAAAAGTGCAACTGTTTTGTATAAAAGTTAATAACCGGAGTTCCGGCTACCTCAATATTATAATCGAAAGTAAAATATGCATTATAAGAGGTACTATATTGCTGTGAGAGGTTAAGCTTTATATTTGTAAAGGTTACCGTTACGGTAGTACCTCCATCATCAGATTGGGCACTTACTTTATAAATACCAGTAGAATTCTCCGAACTACCCGAACAGCTAAGTTTTTCGGGACTAACCCACATAGTATCAATTCCACAATTATCAGTACTTCCGTTATCAATCATTGCGGGAGTAATAACTGCTTCGCCATTAGCATCAACATTAACAGAAAGACTTGAAACGCAACTGGCAACAGGAGGTTCTGTATCACCCACAATAACGGTTACTGCCGTTGTTGCTATAGAAGTACAGAAAACAGCTCCGAGTGTGGCAACAGTTTTTCTTCGGTATTGTGTTGTTGCCGTTAATGCTCCCGGAGAATAAACGCTACTTGTAGCTCCGCTAATTGTATTCCACGTAGAACCGTCGGTTGAACTTTCCCACTGATAAGTAAGGGATCCAAAACCGGTACCATCGGTTAATGAGGTAATTGTTTCCGG harbors:
- a CDS encoding type IX secretion system membrane protein PorP/SprF, giving the protein MGRLNKIAVFLILSLVVFLQGKKASAQQDPMYTQYMDNLQVLNPGYAGSQGVGNILMVARSQWVEFDGAPSTRSFTYNTSYDEQNIGVGFSLMSDQIGPVKQTGFYADYSYFLQVSEKFKLGLGLKGGVSFYRANLVALATVDSDPVFSHDIYENFLPNVGVGLFLYSENTYLGLSVPKLIDNIIINEDVKTDYINKQQRHMYFVAGHRFDINEDFQLKTNGMMRWVKSAPFSVDMTVMGGFRDKFWVGAMYRFGDAYGMLVKFNPSSKMSIGYSYDITISELSAFNSGTHEIMFSYNLDLFGRNREATAAK
- a CDS encoding gliding motility-associated C-terminal domain-containing protein; the protein is MITTLLAALYGAAQEDYVVFEGAEQNYFVEDHSGSDYSWKVLTNFNPNIEAESNNYTFISRTNSNEISVRWKSAGLYYLDVIETDNTGCTNRKAMVVTVLPNTRSIAFANGSSAICFNPYPDESRRVLLLDNEGAELDPSKFPVEVKVDINGSEFSFEINSDDWGITVPDSFILAAPEKDMQVELTLLEAIDANGQSLEPLTGNNVHQIIIHAKPTIEFAYSEDAVSRLVNGFYKLEMLHGESKDAAYNWWVESASGTSTNMQAITGSTANILWDGSEGSYTLYATVTDGNGCLADTISKIVKIENANPQPLTVYAGPDTLIGNCQSYLFNSVYPNENSYTYQWEPTTGLNDATIANPVFTPGETTTYILTITSSLDSSYSDTVTINVSNLVANAGEDIMLEQETSARLNGQGSIGEQIEFYWTTENGTFIGGQNTATPEIGSVGTYYLQVTDMFGCTALDSVVVSRFISAPIAHDDYDTTEYQTSVTIDLIANDEDQRQGLDPLSLQIMQNPVNGFVDINGDGTVTYTPNDGFLGGDIFQYRICNYHEKCDNANVFVYVTAADFFIPEAFTPNGDNVNDFFEIKGIELFEQNSITIINRWGKTVYKARGYGISTTPLFWDGKSNQGGIDRELPSGTYFYVLDLGNGEQPIAGSVYIDK